The Caldilineales bacterium sequence ATCCTGGCGCTGGCGCTCTTCGACCGGTTGAAGGCTGTCTCACCGGCCACGGGCCAGGCAGCGACCATCTTTGGGCTGATCTGGGCTGCCCTGATCTTTGCGAGCGGTTTTATCACCCTCTACGGCTGGGAGGTCCTTGCGAACCTCTATCGCAGTGACCCGACTCAAGCCGCGACGCTCAAGCTGGCGCTTGGCACGGTGACGACAGGGCTGGACCACTCGGATCGGTTCTTAGGCTGCTTGTGGGTTCTGCTCGCAAGTTGGGCTGCCTTACGGTCAGGGGTGCTGCCGAAGGCCTTGAACTACCTGGGCCTGGGTATCGGTATCCCAGGCATCGTCAGCACGGCCTTCCCGGCGCTTACCGAATTGTCGATCGCCTTTGGTCTGGGAATCATCGTTTGGTGGATCTGGCTGGGAATCGTCATGTTGCGCAAGAACTCGGCCGTGGCGATGCAGGAACCGGTTGCGTTCGGGCCGCGCCAGAGAACAAGTGGAAGTGAGGGATGGATTCGATGAAAGTCTGCATTGTCGGGGCCTCTGGGAAGCGGTCGCCCAGGGCAGGCGCAAGGCACTGCCCCTACGTATAGATTGACCAGCGCATCCAAAATAAAGGGAGATACAAAATGAGTTCAACTCGAAAGATCGCCGTGATCACCGGCGTGCTTTTCATCCTTGCGACCCTCACCGGCCCCTTGCTGGCGACGCCGCTGACAGCGGACCTGACCGCTGCGGACACCCTCGTCCGGTTCTCTGAACAGACGAACCAGGCGGCCGCCGGCGTGTTACTCTGGCTCATCAGCGCCTTTGCCGGCGCCGGCATCGCCATCGCGATGTATCCGGTTCTGAAAGAGCGGAATCCGGGTCTCGCCATCGGATCGGTCATCTTCAGGACGATTGAGGCCGCCTTTTACCTGGTCGGTAAAGTGAGCCTGCTGTCGCTGCTCACACTCGGCCAGCAGTTCAGGGCCGCGGGCGCCGCCGAGCGCCCGGCGCTTGAGGCTGTTGGCAACTTGTTGGTGAGCGTGTACGATCACGCCGGGCTGGTGGCCGTGTTCTCCTTCTGCCTGGGTGCATACATGTACTACACCCTGCTCTTCCAGGCGCGGCTCATTCCCCGCTGGCTGTCGGGCTTCGGCGTCGTCGCGATCACCCTGCTGCTGACGGCGTGCGTGCTGGCCTTGTTCAGCGGCAACCTGATTACCAGCTACATTCCCCTGGCGGCGCCTATCGCCGTACAGGAAATCATCCTGGGGGTCTGGCTGATCGCCAAGGGATTCAATCCCTCTGCCGGCGCTCCTCTGTCTGCGCAAAGGGTGACGAACGAGCGGTTGAGCGCGGCATAGATCGGGCCTATGGGGTTTCCGGGAGGGCTGAAGACCCTCCCTCATGCCCCCCGCTTTGCTTGGAAGTAGTGAAACATGAACACAAACAACAAAACCAATCAAAAAGGAGACCTCAAATGAACACCTACAGAAAGACGGCCGTCATCGTGGGCGTGCTGTTCATCATCGGCACGGTTTCAGGCATTCTGAGCGGCGTCGTGACCGGCCCGATCATGGCCGAGGCGACGTATCCGCTCAACGTCGCTGCGAGCGAGACCCCATGGATCGCCGGAACGCTCCTCATTGCGCTGATGGGGCTGTCGCTGGCGATGATGCCGGTGCTGCTGTACCCGCTGCTCAAGCAGCACAACCACGTCCTGGCGCTGGGCGCGGTTCTGTTCCGCGGAGCCATCGAGGCCATCTCCTACGCGATCATGGTGATCAGTATGCTGCTGATGGCGACCGTGAGCGAAATGTCGCTGCACAGCGGCGCAGCGGAGGCAGCCAGTTTGCAGACACTGGGGTCTATGCTCACCGCCGCGAAAGATTGGACCGAAATGTGGGGGGCGCTCGTGTTCAGTATCGGCGCGCTGATGATCTACGGCGCGTTCTATCAGGCCAGGCTCGTACCCCGCTGGCTGTCAGCCTGGGGACTTCTCGGCGGCGTGTTGTACTTCGCCGCCAACCTGGTCAGCATGTTCGGTGCGCAGCACGTAGCTCCAGACATCGCAGCGGGCATCGGGCAGTTGATGATCCCGCTTGCCCTGCAAGAGATGGTCTTTGCGGTCTGGCTGATCGTGAAGGGGTTCAATGCGCCGGCGACTGCCGATCTGCCTGCCAGGAAGCTGGCGTTGGAGGTTTGAAATGA is a genomic window containing:
- a CDS encoding DUF4386 domain-containing protein produces the protein MKNLQKMGGISSLICAATYLVCMGLLFTILAPMEGTAMGFAQLMDFFLANQTTIFIWHLLAYLVNGVFLVILALALFDRLKAVSPATGQAATIFGLIWAALIFASGFITLYGWEVLANLYRSDPTQAATLKLALGTVTTGLDHSDRFLGCLWVLLASWAALRSGVLPKALNYLGLGIGIPGIVSTAFPALTELSIAFGLGIIVWWIWLGIVMLRKNSAVAMQEPVAFGPRQRTSGSEGWIR
- a CDS encoding DUF4386 domain-containing protein; the protein is MSSTRKIAVITGVLFILATLTGPLLATPLTADLTAADTLVRFSEQTNQAAAGVLLWLISAFAGAGIAIAMYPVLKERNPGLAIGSVIFRTIEAAFYLVGKVSLLSLLTLGQQFRAAGAAERPALEAVGNLLVSVYDHAGLVAVFSFCLGAYMYYTLLFQARLIPRWLSGFGVVAITLLLTACVLALFSGNLITSYIPLAAPIAVQEIILGVWLIAKGFNPSAGAPLSAQRVTNERLSAA
- a CDS encoding DUF4386 domain-containing protein; translated protein: MNTYRKTAVIVGVLFIIGTVSGILSGVVTGPIMAEATYPLNVAASETPWIAGTLLIALMGLSLAMMPVLLYPLLKQHNHVLALGAVLFRGAIEAISYAIMVISMLLMATVSEMSLHSGAAEAASLQTLGSMLTAAKDWTEMWGALVFSIGALMIYGAFYQARLVPRWLSAWGLLGGVLYFAANLVSMFGAQHVAPDIAAGIGQLMIPLALQEMVFAVWLIVKGFNAPATADLPARKLALEV